A stretch of Natronobacterium texcoconense DNA encodes these proteins:
- a CDS encoding HVO_2901 family zinc finger protein, whose amino-acid sequence MHTCRNCNQSFQTELALELHRDTCKKGQLFCQECGDRFQEADATQDGWHYECPSEDCDGEGLQEDLYQVEDVRTATH is encoded by the coding sequence ATGCACACTTGTCGTAACTGCAACCAGTCCTTCCAGACTGAGCTCGCCCTCGAGTTACACCGGGACACCTGCAAGAAGGGCCAGCTCTTCTGTCAGGAATGTGGCGACCGGTTCCAGGAGGCCGACGCGACCCAGGACGGGTGGCACTACGAGTGTCCAAGCGAGGACTGCGACGGCGAAGGACTCCAGGAAGACCTGTATCAGGTAGAAGACGTACGAACTGCGACTCACTAA
- a CDS encoding DUF4395 domain-containing protein, protein MNVNQGSGSSSRARSNNELTDPRAARFGQAITATLLLAGVALTESAFVYVVALILGLAVVSGWRLDAYRLLWQHVVVRVVGRPDELEAAAPHRFAKVLGAVGSGAATLFLLLGSPTAGFALAALVGLLAALSATTGFCLGCRMYRQVSFLQSRDVL, encoded by the coding sequence GTGAACGTAAATCAGGGATCTGGGTCCTCGAGTAGGGCCCGCTCGAACAACGAACTGACCGATCCTCGAGCAGCCAGGTTCGGACAGGCGATTACGGCGACGTTGCTGCTCGCCGGGGTCGCACTCACCGAGTCGGCGTTCGTCTACGTAGTGGCCCTGATTCTCGGGCTCGCGGTCGTCTCCGGCTGGCGACTCGACGCATATCGGTTGCTCTGGCAACACGTCGTGGTTCGCGTGGTCGGTCGGCCCGACGAACTCGAGGCTGCGGCACCACATCGCTTCGCGAAGGTCCTGGGTGCGGTCGGCTCCGGCGCTGCGACGCTTTTCTTGCTCCTGGGTTCCCCAACTGCCGGATTCGCTCTAGCTGCACTGGTCGGGTTACTCGCGGCGCTCTCGGCGACGACTGGATTCTGCCTTGGCTGTCGGATGTACCGGCAGGTGTCGTTCCTGCAGTCTCGAGACGTGCTGTGA
- a CDS encoding PH domain-containing protein → MEALNTRIRYLWIAQGVILAAILGVVLAAVDQWIVTVPTAVLGGIVAVVLLAGTAYAIRLYQIWRFELQSDALYLERGVVTFVETAVPFVRVQHVDTQFGPIERALGLSSVVVYTAGSRNADVRIPGLTPDRARELQDTLRDLAVESEADDAV, encoded by the coding sequence ATGGAAGCGCTCAACACTCGCATTCGCTATCTCTGGATTGCACAGGGGGTGATCCTGGCGGCCATCCTGGGCGTCGTGCTCGCGGCCGTCGATCAGTGGATCGTCACGGTCCCGACGGCCGTCCTCGGTGGAATCGTCGCGGTCGTCCTCCTCGCGGGAACCGCGTACGCGATTCGCCTCTACCAGATCTGGCGGTTCGAACTCCAGTCGGACGCGCTGTATCTCGAGCGCGGCGTCGTCACGTTCGTCGAGACAGCAGTGCCGTTCGTTCGCGTCCAGCACGTCGACACACAGTTCGGCCCGATCGAGCGTGCGCTCGGTCTCTCGAGCGTGGTCGTCTACACCGCGGGATCGCGGAACGCGGACGTACGGATCCCGGGGCTGACCCCCGACAGGGCACGGGAACTCCAGGACACGCTACGGGACCTCGCCGTCGAGAGCGAGGCCGACGACGCAGTCTAA
- a CDS encoding phosphatase PAP2 family protein, whose translation MALATVVLELAVVVTTMLVTTALVVVGPRRLAAALTDVRWRLQMCLLPLAALAVVLLLRWGTVDVAIRLERRVVGYNITPYLFELERVVFPENPVAVLQSFQSPELTSFFVFIYIYGYAFLLLFPFVAYFSLEEMEELSTLILSFTANYGIGLVFYVFFIAVGPRNIAPDLFEPLLYDAFPQAGFLTYQVNQPTNVFPSLHTSLSVTVFLLAWLTRDKYPAWVPIAGILALSVLLSTMYLGIHWFSDVVAGTALALVSVYIGRNYTVAGILRGVRDYVDSRLGREGQPGGE comes from the coding sequence ATGGCTCTCGCCACTGTCGTTCTCGAACTCGCAGTCGTGGTGACGACGATGCTCGTGACCACGGCGCTGGTCGTGGTCGGTCCGCGACGGTTAGCGGCGGCGCTGACGGACGTTCGATGGCGACTCCAGATGTGCCTGCTCCCGCTTGCGGCACTCGCCGTCGTCTTGTTACTTCGATGGGGGACGGTCGACGTTGCGATCCGACTGGAGCGCCGGGTCGTCGGCTACAACATCACGCCGTACCTGTTCGAACTCGAGCGCGTGGTCTTCCCCGAGAATCCCGTCGCCGTCCTGCAGTCGTTCCAGTCGCCCGAACTGACGTCGTTTTTCGTGTTCATCTACATCTACGGCTACGCGTTCCTGCTTTTGTTTCCCTTCGTCGCGTACTTCTCCCTCGAGGAGATGGAGGAGCTGTCGACCCTGATCCTCTCGTTTACGGCCAACTACGGGATCGGACTGGTGTTTTACGTCTTCTTCATCGCTGTCGGGCCACGAAACATCGCGCCGGATTTATTCGAGCCACTGCTGTACGACGCCTTTCCACAGGCAGGGTTTCTCACCTATCAGGTGAACCAGCCGACCAACGTCTTCCCCTCCCTGCACACGTCGCTGTCGGTGACCGTTTTCCTCCTCGCCTGGCTCACCCGCGACAAGTATCCGGCGTGGGTTCCGATCGCCGGTATCCTCGCGCTCAGCGTCTTGCTCTCGACGATGTACCTGGGAATCCACTGGTTCTCCGACGTCGTTGCCGGTACCGCGCTGGCTCTCGTCAGCGTCTATATCGGTCGCAACTACACCGTCGCAGGCATCCTCCGCGGCGTTCGCGACTACGTCGACTCCCGCCTCGGACGCGAGGGTCAGCCCGGCGGGGAGTGA
- a CDS encoding cryptochrome/photolyase family protein, with product MIVHWHRRDLRVRDNCGLARAVAADEPVVPLFVFDPVVLEHASPIRVACLLEALESLRSWYRDRGSDLLIARGDPSDVLPRIAAEYDVDAVTWNEDYSGLAQERDRAVTAALEDEGITPETTHDAVLHEPGSITPNQGEYYSVFSYFWKKWRDREKQAPLEPPAENDLADVTGEPLPSAADLGFDTPDATPLTVTQEAARERVTSFCSGPIYRYDENRDVPAAGATSRLSVHYKWGTIGPREVYAATERAAERAETSTARDGVTAFQRQLAFREFYAHVLSFNPEIVTENFSGYESEIEWRNDPGELAAWKAGETGYPIVDAGMRQLLEEGWVHNRVRMIAAAFLTKDLLVDWRKGYDWYRRKLADHETANDVGGWQWSSSTGMDAQPYFRVFNPTKQCREYDPDGEYVRRYVPELEGATTDDIHDWPTLSAERRESVAPDYPAPIVDHDERRERAIETFERARGDD from the coding sequence ATGATCGTCCACTGGCACCGACGGGACCTGCGGGTGCGGGACAACTGTGGACTCGCCCGCGCTGTGGCAGCCGACGAGCCAGTCGTTCCCCTGTTCGTCTTCGATCCGGTCGTCCTCGAGCACGCCTCGCCAATCCGGGTCGCGTGCCTGCTCGAGGCCCTCGAGTCACTCCGGTCGTGGTACCGCGACCGCGGAAGCGACCTGCTGATCGCACGCGGCGACCCGAGCGACGTTCTCCCCCGGATCGCCGCCGAATACGACGTCGACGCCGTCACCTGGAACGAAGACTACAGCGGCCTCGCCCAGGAACGAGACAGGGCCGTTACTGCGGCACTCGAGGACGAGGGAATCACGCCGGAGACGACCCACGACGCCGTCCTCCACGAACCCGGCTCGATCACCCCAAACCAGGGCGAGTACTACTCCGTGTTCTCGTACTTCTGGAAGAAGTGGCGCGACCGCGAGAAGCAAGCACCGCTCGAGCCCCCAGCCGAGAACGACCTCGCCGACGTCACGGGCGAGCCCCTTCCCTCGGCTGCCGACCTCGGGTTCGACACTCCCGACGCGACGCCGCTGACTGTCACGCAAGAGGCGGCACGCGAACGCGTTACGTCGTTCTGTTCGGGACCGATCTACCGCTACGACGAGAACCGGGATGTTCCTGCGGCCGGCGCAACCTCGCGACTCTCGGTCCACTACAAGTGGGGGACGATCGGACCGCGGGAGGTGTACGCGGCGACCGAACGTGCAGCCGAACGCGCCGAGACGAGCACGGCACGCGACGGCGTGACCGCGTTCCAGCGACAGCTTGCGTTCCGCGAGTTCTACGCACACGTGCTTTCGTTCAACCCCGAAATCGTCACGGAGAACTTCAGCGGCTACGAGAGCGAAATCGAGTGGCGAAACGACCCCGGTGAACTCGCCGCCTGGAAAGCCGGCGAGACGGGGTATCCGATCGTCGACGCCGGGATGCGCCAGCTTCTCGAGGAGGGGTGGGTTCACAATCGCGTCCGGATGATCGCGGCCGCGTTCCTGACGAAGGATCTGCTGGTCGACTGGCGGAAGGGGTACGACTGGTATCGGCGAAAACTCGCCGACCACGAAACCGCAAACGACGTCGGCGGCTGGCAGTGGTCCTCCTCGACGGGGATGGACGCCCAGCCGTACTTCCGGGTGTTCAACCCGACGAAACAATGTCGAGAGTACGATCCGGACGGCGAGTACGTTCGTCGGTACGTCCCCGAACTCGAGGGCGCGACCACCGACGACATTCACGACTGGCCGACGCTCTCGGCCGAGCGCCGGGAGTCGGTCGCGCCCGACTATCCGGCGCCGATCGTCGACCACGACGAACGCCGAGAGCGTGCGATAGAAACTTTCGAACGCGCACGGGGAGACGATTGA
- a CDS encoding PH domain-containing protein produces MNRLHPLSALTYGLQYGFIWLWIPVFLVVVLAGVFDPVSAAWFPIAAPIGFLLGAAYGVAYYYRFGYEITSDTADVSSGVFARRSREIPYGRIQNVDIRQSVFQRLLGLATVSIETAGGGNTEATLNFVSEDEANRLQSEIRRRTAEAKGRRQERKRDRRAAADADAQADAPTDVEGEHDEYAEPVETDRETVDDATRVPPDPDDVDDHEPAADREPAVGSDPTTHPRKQRLFDLEARELLLYSFTSFRPAAVAAVLFIFFLATDQILEFFVTAAQPFGGPADLETGDTGSYGILSIVSAIISILVTYLLSVAYTFATYYDFRLGRVGEDFVYERGLLQRYSGSIPSEKVQSITVTDNPIQRLIEYAGLWVETAGYGPESNGGSQSAVPLAQHRRVYTFAENLTGVETPKFESPPPIARRRYLVRYSLLAAAFVAVAFGAAYTTAFEGWYFVAVVFLAVPPAAHLRYVNLGYYVGEDHLVIRGGFWRRRTTVIPYYRIQTVSTRRSIFQRRLGIASLVVDTASSRTFFWSPTTIYDIDLEDARDVHRTSRKRLQTALQERAAADDVGLSVDFT; encoded by the coding sequence ATGAACCGGCTCCATCCACTCAGCGCGCTCACGTACGGCCTCCAGTACGGGTTCATCTGGCTCTGGATTCCGGTCTTTCTCGTCGTCGTGCTGGCTGGCGTCTTCGATCCGGTGAGTGCCGCCTGGTTCCCCATTGCCGCACCCATCGGATTCCTTCTCGGCGCGGCGTACGGTGTCGCCTACTACTACCGCTTTGGCTACGAGATAACGTCCGATACTGCCGACGTCTCTTCGGGGGTCTTCGCCCGTCGCTCTCGTGAGATCCCGTACGGTCGGATCCAGAACGTCGACATCAGACAGAGCGTCTTTCAGCGTCTGCTCGGTCTCGCGACCGTCTCGATCGAGACCGCAGGTGGGGGCAACACCGAAGCGACGCTGAACTTCGTCAGCGAAGACGAGGCGAACCGTCTTCAAAGCGAGATCCGACGACGCACTGCCGAGGCGAAGGGGCGACGACAGGAACGGAAACGCGACCGTCGTGCGGCCGCCGACGCCGACGCGCAGGCCGACGCCCCGACCGACGTCGAGGGCGAACACGACGAGTACGCCGAACCGGTCGAAACCGATCGGGAAACCGTCGACGACGCGACTCGCGTCCCCCCGGACCCAGACGACGTCGACGATCACGAACCCGCGGCTGACCGGGAGCCAGCCGTCGGATCGGACCCGACGACCCATCCCCGGAAACAGCGGCTGTTCGACCTCGAGGCCAGGGAACTGCTGCTCTATTCGTTCACCTCGTTCCGACCTGCGGCCGTCGCTGCAGTCCTGTTTATCTTCTTTCTCGCGACTGACCAGATCCTCGAGTTCTTCGTCACCGCTGCCCAGCCGTTCGGCGGACCGGCCGACCTCGAGACCGGCGATACGGGAAGTTACGGCATCCTGTCGATCGTCTCGGCGATCATCAGTATTCTCGTCACCTACCTGCTCAGCGTCGCGTACACGTTCGCGACGTACTACGACTTCCGGCTCGGGCGGGTCGGCGAGGACTTCGTCTACGAGCGCGGACTGCTCCAGCGCTACAGCGGCTCGATCCCCTCTGAGAAGGTACAGTCGATTACGGTCACCGACAACCCGATTCAGCGCCTGATCGAGTATGCCGGACTCTGGGTCGAAACTGCCGGCTACGGCCCCGAGAGCAACGGCGGGAGCCAGTCTGCAGTGCCGCTGGCCCAGCATCGACGGGTCTACACGTTCGCGGAGAACCTCACCGGCGTCGAGACGCCGAAGTTCGAGAGTCCACCACCGATCGCCCGCCGGCGATATCTGGTCCGGTACTCGCTGCTTGCGGCCGCGTTCGTCGCAGTCGCGTTCGGCGCCGCCTACACGACGGCGTTCGAGGGCTGGTACTTCGTCGCGGTCGTCTTTCTGGCAGTGCCGCCGGCAGCCCACCTCCGATACGTCAACCTGGGCTACTACGTCGGCGAGGACCACCTCGTGATCCGCGGTGGCTTCTGGCGGCGACGGACGACGGTGATTCCCTACTACCGAATCCAGACGGTCTCGACGCGGCGGTCGATCTTCCAGCGGCGACTCGGTATCGCGTCGCTGGTCGTCGATACGGCCAGTTCCCGCACGTTCTTCTGGTCGCCGACGACGATCTACGATATCGATCTCGAGGACGCACGAGACGTTCACCGAACCAGCCGCAAGCGCCTCCAGACGGCGCTGCAAGAACGGGCGGCCGCCGACGACGTCGGCCTCTCCGTCGACTTTACCTGA
- a CDS encoding class II fumarate hydratase gives MGDEYRIEEDSLGEMEVPADAYWGAQTQRAIQNFPISGISFGRRFVRALGVVKKGAAQANRDLDLIEDDVAEAIVEAADEVIAGEHDDQFPVDVFQTGSGTSSNMNANEVIANRAAEIMGAEIGDRVVHPNDHVNYGQSSNDVIPTAMHVASLEAVEKDVIPALDTLRESLERKEEEFDDVVKTGRTHLQDATPVTLGQEFGGYRTQIQKGLDRVDKVRDHLAELALGGTATGTGLNTHPEFPGRAAEYITKETGVQFREADNHFEAQAAHDAMSEAHGALRVVAGSLNKIANDLRLLASGPRNGLGELEQPENQPGSSIMPGKINPVVAEAVNQVHKQVVGNDAAVSAGAAEGQIDLNLYKPVLAHNFLESAELISNSSQVFAERFVDPLEANEEYCRDRVEQSMAMATSLNVHIGYDKASEVAKTALKEDKTVREVVLEKGYLDEEEADEVLDPAAMTERGILGQDD, from the coding sequence ATGGGAGACGAATACCGAATCGAAGAGGACAGCCTCGGCGAAATGGAGGTTCCGGCGGACGCCTACTGGGGCGCCCAGACCCAGCGTGCGATCCAGAACTTCCCCATCTCCGGAATCTCGTTTGGCCGACGGTTCGTCCGCGCACTCGGCGTCGTCAAGAAAGGTGCTGCACAGGCAAACCGCGATCTGGACCTGATCGAGGACGACGTCGCAGAGGCGATCGTCGAAGCCGCAGACGAGGTCATCGCCGGCGAACACGACGACCAGTTCCCGGTCGACGTCTTCCAGACCGGCTCCGGCACCTCCTCGAACATGAACGCAAACGAGGTCATCGCCAACCGTGCCGCCGAGATCATGGGCGCGGAGATCGGCGACCGCGTCGTCCACCCGAACGACCACGTCAACTACGGCCAGTCGAGCAACGACGTCATCCCGACCGCGATGCACGTCGCCTCCCTCGAGGCCGTCGAGAAAGACGTCATCCCGGCACTCGATACGCTTCGTGAGTCGCTCGAGCGCAAGGAAGAGGAGTTCGACGACGTCGTCAAGACCGGCCGCACGCACCTTCAGGACGCGACGCCGGTCACGCTCGGCCAGGAGTTCGGCGGCTACCGCACGCAGATCCAGAAGGGACTCGACCGCGTCGACAAGGTACGAGACCACCTCGCCGAACTCGCACTCGGTGGCACCGCGACGGGAACGGGGCTGAACACCCACCCCGAGTTCCCCGGCCGCGCCGCGGAGTACATCACCAAAGAGACCGGCGTCCAGTTCCGCGAGGCCGACAACCACTTCGAGGCACAGGCCGCCCACGACGCCATGAGCGAGGCCCACGGTGCCCTTCGCGTCGTCGCTGGATCGCTCAATAAGATCGCCAACGACCTGCGCCTGCTCGCTTCCGGGCCCCGCAATGGTCTGGGCGAACTCGAACAGCCGGAGAACCAGCCCGGATCTTCGATCATGCCCGGCAAGATCAACCCGGTCGTCGCCGAGGCCGTCAACCAGGTCCACAAGCAGGTCGTCGGCAACGACGCCGCAGTGTCGGCCGGCGCTGCCGAGGGTCAGATCGACCTCAACCTCTACAAGCCCGTGCTGGCCCACAACTTCCTCGAGTCCGCGGAACTGATCTCGAACTCGAGTCAGGTCTTCGCCGAGCGGTTCGTCGATCCGCTCGAGGCAAACGAGGAGTACTGTCGTGATCGCGTCGAGCAATCGATGGCGATGGCGACTTCGCTGAACGTCCACATCGGCTACGACAAGGCCAGTGAGGTCGCGAAGACCGCGCTCAAGGAGGACAAGACGGTTCGAGAAGTCGTCCTCGAGAAAGGCTACCTCGACGAGGAGGAGGCCGACGAAGTGCTCGACCCCGCCGCGATGACCGAACGCGGTATTCTCGGTCAGGACGACTGA